The following proteins are encoded in a genomic region of Methylobacterium tardum:
- a CDS encoding MAPEG family protein, whose protein sequence is MIFPATTAFYAGLLALVYLGLSGWVIGARVSENVLFGDGGDDTVLKRVRSHANFAEYVPLALIVIGLLEASGGSHGLVQALLIALLVARILHPIGMFAPPNSPRQFACRGGGIIVTMAALGVAAIALLVRVA, encoded by the coding sequence ATGATCTTCCCCGCGACCACGGCCTTCTACGCCGGGCTGCTCGCCCTCGTATATCTGGGACTCTCGGGATGGGTGATCGGGGCCCGCGTCTCCGAGAACGTGCTGTTCGGCGACGGGGGCGACGACACGGTGCTCAAGCGCGTGCGCTCGCACGCCAACTTCGCGGAATACGTCCCGCTGGCCCTGATCGTCATCGGCCTGCTGGAGGCGAGCGGCGGCAGTCACGGGCTGGTCCAGGCACTGCTGATCGCGCTGCTGGTCGCCCGGATCCTGCATCCGATCGGGATGTTCGCGCCGCCGAACTCGCCGCGCCAGTTCGCCTGCCGCGGTGGCGGCATCATCGTAACGATGGCGGCCCTGGGCGTCGCGGCAATCGCGCTGCTGGTGCGAGTGGCCTGA
- a CDS encoding CinA family protein has product MIGDAELLARAEALVAAYAAAGRSIATAESCTGGLVAGLLTAVPGSSAVLERGFVTYSNEAKAEAIGVPMDLIRRHGAVSEPVARAMAAGALAASRASVAVAITGIAGPGGGSAEKPVGLVHFGLGRRGGETRHLERRYGDLGRAGIRRAAVADALGLLEDALGD; this is encoded by the coding sequence ATGATCGGCGACGCAGAGCTTCTCGCCCGCGCCGAGGCGCTCGTCGCGGCCTACGCGGCGGCCGGGCGCAGCATCGCCACGGCCGAATCCTGCACGGGCGGCCTCGTCGCAGGCCTGCTCACCGCGGTGCCGGGCTCGTCGGCCGTCCTGGAGCGCGGCTTCGTCACCTACTCGAACGAGGCCAAGGCCGAAGCGATCGGCGTGCCCATGGACCTGATCCGCCGGCACGGCGCGGTCAGCGAGCCTGTGGCCCGGGCGATGGCCGCCGGGGCGCTGGCCGCGTCGCGGGCCTCCGTCGCGGTGGCGATTACCGGCATTGCTGGCCCCGGAGGCGGGAGTGCTGAGAAGCCCGTCGGGCTGGTGCATTTCGGCCTCGGCCGGCGGGGCGGCGAGACGCGCCATCTGGAGCGGCGCTACGGCGATCTCGGGCGCGCGGGCATCCGCCGCGCCGCCGTGGCCGACGCGCTCGGCCTCTTGGAGGACGCCCTCGGCGACTGA
- a CDS encoding type II toxin-antitoxin system RatA family toxin — protein sequence MPSFRVTRAVKHSPQQMYDLVADVERYPEFLPLCESLRVIRRQDMPDGGQVLIAEMGVGYKAIRERFTTRVTLDPANLKIVAEYIDGPFRHLENRWLFKDGPNGGCNVDFFITYEFKSRTLGLLMGTMFDRAFRKFTDAFEGRADRMYGARA from the coding sequence ATGCCGTCCTTCCGGGTCACCCGCGCGGTGAAGCATTCGCCGCAGCAGATGTACGACCTCGTCGCCGACGTGGAGCGCTACCCCGAGTTCCTGCCGCTCTGCGAATCCCTGCGGGTGATCCGCCGGCAGGACATGCCGGACGGCGGGCAGGTCCTGATCGCCGAGATGGGCGTGGGCTACAAGGCGATCCGCGAGCGCTTCACCACCCGGGTCACCCTCGATCCGGCGAACCTCAAGATCGTCGCCGAGTATATCGACGGCCCGTTCCGGCACCTTGAGAACCGCTGGCTGTTCAAGGACGGCCCGAACGGCGGCTGCAACGTCGACTTCTTCATCACCTACGAGTTCAAGAGCCGCACCCTCGGGCTCCTCATGGGCACGATGTTCGATCGGGCCTTCCGCAAGTTCACCGACGCCTTCGAGGGGCGGGCGGACCGGATGTACGGGGCGCGGGCGTAG
- the lipA gene encoding lipoyl synthase — MAIVLDILKNDPRAARLRHPEKAHRPDQPVQAKKPDWIRVKAPGSKAWSETQKIVREHGLVTVCEEAGCPNIGECWEKRHATFMIMGDTCTRACAFCNVRTGLPDALDLGEPDKIADSVAKLGLHHVVITSVDRDDLKDGGAEHFARTIAAIRRASPGTTVEILTPDFLRKDGALEVVVAAKPDVFNHNLETVPAKYLTVRPGARYFHSVRLLQRVKELDPAIFTKSGIMVGLGEERNEVVQLMDDLRSADVDFLTIGQYLQPSKKHHEVVRFVPPDEFKAYETTAYAKGFLLVSATPLTRSSHHAGEDFSRLQAARLAKLSPALSA; from the coding sequence ATGGCCATCGTCCTCGACATTCTGAAGAACGATCCGCGCGCCGCGCGCCTGCGCCATCCCGAGAAGGCGCACCGGCCCGACCAGCCGGTCCAGGCCAAGAAGCCGGACTGGATCCGCGTGAAGGCGCCGGGCTCCAAGGCCTGGAGCGAGACGCAGAAGATCGTGCGCGAGCACGGGCTCGTTACCGTCTGCGAGGAGGCCGGCTGCCCGAATATCGGCGAGTGCTGGGAGAAGCGGCACGCCACCTTCATGATCATGGGCGACACCTGCACGCGGGCCTGCGCCTTCTGCAACGTGCGCACCGGCCTGCCCGACGCCCTCGACCTGGGCGAGCCGGACAAGATCGCCGATTCGGTGGCCAAGCTCGGCCTGCACCACGTGGTCATCACCTCGGTGGACCGGGACGACCTGAAGGATGGCGGCGCCGAGCACTTCGCCCGCACCATCGCGGCGATCCGGCGGGCGAGCCCCGGCACGACCGTGGAGATCCTGACCCCCGACTTCCTGCGCAAGGACGGCGCGCTCGAGGTCGTGGTCGCCGCCAAGCCCGACGTGTTCAACCACAACCTCGAGACCGTGCCGGCCAAGTACCTCACGGTGCGGCCCGGCGCCCGCTACTTCCACTCGGTGCGCCTGCTGCAGCGGGTGAAGGAGCTCGACCCGGCGATCTTCACCAAGTCCGGAATCATGGTCGGGCTCGGCGAGGAGCGGAACGAGGTGGTCCAGCTCATGGACGACCTGCGCTCGGCCGATGTCGACTTCCTGACCATCGGCCAGTACCTGCAGCCCTCGAAGAAGCACCACGAGGTCGTGCGCTTCGTCCCGCCCGACGAATTCAAGGCCTACGAGACCACCGCCTACGCCAAGGGCTTCCTGCTGGTCTCGGCCACGCCCCTGACGCGTTCGTCGCACCATGCGGGCGAGGACTTTTCGCGACTTCAGGCGGCGCGTCTGGCCAAACTGTCGCCCGCGCTCTCGGCCTGA
- a CDS encoding MIP/aquaporin family protein has protein sequence MTSPFLGEFLGTMTLIVLGDGVVAGALLKHSKGENAGWIAITAGWAFAVLAGVFVANAAGSADAHINPAVTVAGAVSSGDYSKLATYIPAQMLGAFVGAVIVWLHYLPHWGATQDPGLKLACFCTGPAIRDAKANWLSEIIATFFLILTISALVTTTLGSTSAIPRAVAPYMVGMLVWGIGLSLGGTTGYAINPARDLGPRVAHAVLPIAGKGTSDWGYALIPVAAPLVGAVLAGLFVRTLGI, from the coding sequence ATGACATCACCCTTCCTGGGCGAATTCCTGGGCACGATGACCTTGATCGTGCTCGGCGACGGCGTCGTGGCCGGCGCCCTGCTCAAGCATTCCAAGGGCGAGAATGCCGGCTGGATCGCCATCACGGCGGGCTGGGCCTTCGCGGTCCTCGCCGGCGTGTTCGTGGCCAACGCCGCCGGCAGCGCCGATGCCCACATCAACCCGGCGGTCACTGTGGCGGGCGCGGTCAGCTCCGGCGATTACAGCAAGCTCGCCACCTACATCCCGGCCCAGATGCTCGGCGCCTTCGTAGGCGCCGTGATCGTCTGGCTCCACTACCTGCCGCACTGGGGCGCGACCCAGGATCCCGGCCTCAAGCTCGCCTGCTTCTGCACCGGCCCGGCGATCCGGGACGCGAAGGCCAACTGGCTCTCCGAGATCATCGCGACCTTCTTCCTGATCCTGACCATCTCCGCCCTCGTGACCACCACGCTGGGCTCAACCAGCGCGATCCCGCGGGCCGTCGCGCCCTACATGGTCGGCATGCTGGTCTGGGGCATCGGCCTGTCGCTCGGCGGCACCACCGGCTACGCCATCAACCCCGCCCGCGACCTGGGGCCGCGCGTGGCCCACGCGGTGCTGCCGATCGCCGGAAAGGGCACCTCCGACTGGGGCTACGCGCTGATCCCCGTCGCCGCACCGCTGGTCGGGGCGGTGCTGGCCGGACTGTTCGTCCGGACGCTCGGGATCTGA
- the glpK gene encoding glycerol kinase GlpK, whose product MSRYVGAIDQGTTSSRFIVFDREGSVIALAQAEHAQIYPAPGHVEHDATEIWTKTQSVMREALEKGGLQPSDLAAVGITNQRETTLIWDRTTGKPLHNALVWQDTRNDRLVAEFARDGGRDRFRDLTGLPLASYFSGLKLRWLLDHVEGARAKAEAGDVLFGNIDTWLVWNLTGGTEGGLHVTDVTNASRTQLMSLKTLEWDDGMLKTFGIPKAMLPKIVSPSEVYGETKAPFAGVPIAGILGDQQAALFGQTCFAPGEAKNTYGTGCFALMNTGEEPVPSKAGLVTTLAYRLDGQKPAYALEGSIAITGALVQWLRDNLHMIKDSAEVETLATTVEDNGGVYFVPAFSGLYAPHWNEGARGLIIGLTRYVNRGHIARSVLEATAFQTHEVLDAMAKDSGIPVKELRADGGMVANNTLMQFQADMLDVPVVRPKVAETTALGAAYAAGLAVGYWKGLDDLKRNWGVDKRWTPKMDAGRRETIAAAWSRAVQRSFDWKTDED is encoded by the coding sequence ATGAGCCGTTACGTCGGGGCCATCGACCAGGGCACAACCAGCAGCCGCTTCATCGTGTTCGACCGGGAGGGCAGCGTGATCGCGCTCGCCCAGGCCGAGCACGCGCAGATCTACCCGGCGCCCGGCCATGTCGAGCATGACGCCACGGAGATCTGGACAAAGACGCAGAGCGTGATGCGCGAGGCGCTGGAGAAGGGCGGGCTCCAGCCCTCGGATCTCGCGGCGGTCGGCATCACCAACCAGCGCGAAACGACGCTGATCTGGGACCGGACGACCGGCAAGCCGCTGCACAACGCGCTGGTCTGGCAGGATACCCGCAACGACCGGCTGGTGGCCGAGTTCGCCCGCGACGGCGGCCGCGACCGGTTCCGCGACCTCACCGGCCTGCCGCTGGCGAGCTACTTCTCCGGGCTCAAGCTCCGCTGGCTGCTCGATCATGTCGAGGGCGCCCGCGCGAAGGCCGAGGCCGGCGACGTGCTGTTCGGCAACATCGACACGTGGCTCGTCTGGAACCTCACCGGCGGCACCGAGGGCGGCCTCCACGTCACCGACGTGACCAACGCGAGCCGCACGCAACTCATGTCGCTCAAGACCCTGGAATGGGACGACGGCATGCTGAAGACCTTCGGCATCCCGAAGGCGATGCTGCCGAAGATCGTCTCGCCGAGCGAGGTCTACGGTGAGACCAAGGCGCCGTTCGCGGGCGTGCCGATCGCCGGCATCCTGGGGGACCAGCAGGCCGCCCTGTTCGGCCAGACCTGCTTCGCGCCGGGCGAGGCCAAGAACACCTACGGCACCGGCTGCTTCGCGCTGATGAACACCGGCGAGGAGCCGGTTCCCTCGAAGGCCGGCCTCGTCACCACGCTGGCCTATCGCCTCGACGGTCAGAAGCCGGCCTACGCGCTCGAAGGCTCCATTGCCATCACCGGCGCCCTGGTGCAGTGGCTGCGCGACAACCTGCACATGATCAAGGATTCGGCCGAGGTCGAGACGCTCGCCACCACGGTCGAGGACAATGGCGGCGTCTACTTCGTGCCGGCCTTCTCGGGCCTCTACGCGCCGCACTGGAACGAGGGCGCCCGCGGCCTGATCATCGGCCTGACCCGCTACGTCAACCGCGGCCACATCGCCCGCTCGGTGCTAGAGGCGACCGCCTTCCAGACTCACGAGGTGCTGGACGCGATGGCCAAGGATTCCGGCATCCCCGTCAAGGAGTTGCGCGCCGACGGCGGCATGGTTGCCAACAACACGCTGATGCAGTTCCAGGCCGACATGCTCGACGTGCCGGTGGTGCGCCCGAAGGTGGCCGAGACCACCGCGCTCGGCGCCGCCTACGCGGCGGGTCTCGCGGTCGGCTACTGGAAGGGGCTCGACGACCTCAAGCGCAACTGGGGCGTCGACAAGCGCTGGACGCCGAAGATGGATGCCGGCCGGCGCGAGACCATCGCCGCCGCCTGGAGCCGGGCGGTGCAGCGCTCCTTCGACTGGAAGACAGACGAAGATTGA
- the glpD gene encoding glycerol-3-phosphate dehydrogenase, whose product MAAATRQPEPSDAYDLLVVGGGINGTGIARDAAGRGLSVLLAERGDLAGFTSSSSAKLIHGGLRYLEYYEFRLVREALAERERLLRLAPHVIWPLRFVLPHDEGLRPAWMLRLGLFLYDHLARLRTLPGSHGIDLRSSAYGAPLQKRLNRGFVYSDCWVEDSRLVVLNAMDARERGATVLTRTGVVSARREGDGWVATLRDERGGAERTIRAKAVVNAAGPWVSATLGGTLGINSRAAVRLIKGSHIVVKRLFEGDQAYILQQPDKRIIFAIPYERDFTLIGTTDVPYDGEPGPVSISDAETDYLCGCINRSFDTKITPADVVWSYSGVRPLYDDAAENASAVTRDYVLDVEDQGGKAAVLSVFGGKITTYRRLAEHALEKLKPYFPHLKKAWTGDAVLPGGAMKDADFDQFLAKLKAEKPFLPDETARRLARAYGTRARDIVGTAQSMADLGEAFDGGLTAAEVDYLRTEEWAVTADDILWRRSKLGLRTSPESAARLAAYLDRRAEAA is encoded by the coding sequence ATGGCGGCAGCAACGCGCCAGCCCGAGCCGTCCGACGCCTACGATCTTCTGGTCGTCGGCGGCGGCATCAACGGCACAGGCATCGCCCGGGATGCGGCCGGCCGCGGCCTGTCGGTCCTGCTGGCCGAGCGCGGCGATCTGGCCGGCTTCACCTCCTCATCCTCGGCGAAGCTGATTCACGGCGGCCTCCGCTACCTCGAATATTACGAGTTCCGCCTCGTCCGGGAGGCGCTGGCCGAGCGCGAGCGGCTGCTGCGGCTCGCCCCGCACGTGATCTGGCCGCTGCGCTTCGTCCTGCCCCATGACGAGGGCCTGCGCCCGGCCTGGATGCTGCGGCTCGGCCTGTTCCTCTACGACCATCTCGCGCGGCTGCGGACCCTGCCGGGCTCGCATGGAATCGACCTGCGCAGTTCCGCCTACGGCGCCCCGCTGCAGAAGCGCCTGAACCGGGGCTTCGTCTATTCCGACTGCTGGGTGGAGGACAGCCGCCTCGTGGTGCTGAACGCCATGGATGCCCGCGAGCGCGGTGCCACGGTGCTGACCCGCACCGGCGTCGTCTCGGCGCGGCGCGAGGGTGACGGCTGGGTCGCGACGCTGCGCGATGAGCGCGGCGGGGCCGAGCGGACCATCCGGGCGAAGGCCGTGGTCAACGCCGCCGGCCCCTGGGTGAGCGCCACGCTCGGAGGCACGCTCGGGATCAACAGCCGCGCGGCGGTGCGTCTGATCAAGGGCAGCCACATCGTGGTGAAGCGCCTGTTCGAGGGCGATCAGGCCTACATCCTGCAGCAGCCCGACAAGCGCATCATCTTCGCGATCCCCTACGAGCGGGACTTCACGCTGATCGGCACCACCGACGTGCCCTACGACGGAGAGCCCGGCCCGGTCTCGATCTCGGACGCCGAGACCGACTACCTCTGCGGCTGCATCAACCGCTCGTTCGACACCAAGATCACGCCAGCCGACGTGGTCTGGAGCTACTCGGGCGTGCGCCCGCTCTACGACGACGCGGCCGAGAACGCCTCCGCGGTGACCCGCGACTACGTCCTCGACGTCGAGGACCAGGGCGGGAAGGCCGCGGTGCTCTCGGTCTTCGGCGGCAAGATCACGACCTACCGGCGGCTCGCCGAGCACGCGCTGGAGAAGCTGAAGCCGTATTTCCCGCATCTGAAGAAGGCCTGGACCGGGGACGCGGTCCTGCCCGGCGGCGCCATGAAGGACGCCGACTTCGACCAGTTCCTCGCCAAGTTGAAGGCCGAGAAGCCGTTCCTGCCCGACGAGACCGCCCGGCGCCTCGCCCGCGCCTACGGCACCCGGGCCCGGGACATCGTCGGAACGGCGCAGTCCATGGCGGATCTCGGCGAGGCCTTCGACGGCGGGCTGACGGCGGCCGAGGTCGATTACCTGCGCACCGAGGAATGGGCGGTCACCGCCGACGACATCCTGTGGCGCCGCTCGAAGCTCGGCTTGCGCACGAGCCCGGAGAGCGCCGCGCGCCTGGCCGCCTATCTCGATCGCAGGGCCGAGGCGGCCTGA
- a CDS encoding DeoR/GlpR family DNA-binding transcription regulator has product MSRPLDRRSEDRIEATGVEGRRSAIVASVRQRGFVTIEALAAQFGVTVQTIRRDLNELSAEGRLERYRGGGGLPSSVENIDYADRRVTLLPEKTRIGRLAASRIPSHCSVFINIGTTPEAVARELTRHDDLSIITNNLNVAISLAELTEFRIVVAGGTVRNRDGAVLGQLTCDTLSQFRVDVAVIGISGIDADGALLDYDYEEVRATKTILAHARKTFLVADHTKFTRRPMVQVGRLDQVDTFFTDRTPPAEIVALMERQGVTLAVAESGREP; this is encoded by the coding sequence ATGTCACGACCGCTCGACCGGAGATCCGAGGACAGGATCGAGGCGACCGGTGTCGAGGGGCGGCGCAGCGCCATCGTGGCGTCGGTACGCCAGCGGGGCTTTGTCACCATCGAGGCCTTGGCGGCGCAGTTCGGCGTCACCGTCCAGACGATCCGGCGCGACCTCAACGAATTGAGCGCCGAGGGCCGCCTCGAACGCTACCGGGGCGGCGGCGGCCTGCCGTCGAGCGTCGAGAACATCGACTATGCCGACCGGCGCGTGACCCTGCTGCCGGAGAAGACCCGGATCGGTCGCTTGGCGGCAAGCCGGATCCCGTCGCACTGCTCAGTCTTCATCAACATCGGCACGACGCCGGAGGCGGTCGCCCGAGAGCTGACCCGTCACGACGATCTCAGCATCATCACCAACAACCTCAACGTCGCGATCTCGTTGGCGGAATTGACGGAGTTCCGCATCGTGGTGGCCGGCGGCACCGTGCGCAACCGCGACGGCGCGGTGCTCGGCCAGCTCACCTGCGACACGCTCAGCCAGTTCCGCGTCGACGTGGCGGTGATCGGGATCAGCGGCATCGACGCCGACGGGGCGCTCCTCGACTACGATTACGAAGAGGTTCGCGCGACGAAGACCATCCTGGCGCATGCGCGGAAAACCTTCCTGGTCGCCGACCACACCAAGTTCACCCGCCGTCCGATGGTCCAGGTCGGGCGGCTGGACCAGGTCGACACCTTCTTCACCGACCGGACGCCGCCCGCCGAGATCGTCGCATTGATGGAGCGCCAGGGCGTCACGCTGGCCGTGGCCGAGAGCGGTCGCGAACCCTAA
- a CDS encoding chemotaxis protein CheW — protein MASNGSAYLVLDVAGTPCALPRAAVAEVLPLPDLHNPPAAGGWLIGFLNLGGAPVPVIDLAALLGLRPAVSAAGLYAHLVLTRAAPHAYLVDRAADLVTVPEAAIRPVEAEETLNGCVAAELVLGDRLIHALAPERLLTAQEQARVTALSQAAAERLAALPQTA, from the coding sequence GTGGCCAGCAACGGTTCGGCCTATCTCGTCCTCGACGTTGCCGGCACGCCCTGCGCCCTGCCCCGTGCGGCCGTGGCCGAGGTTCTGCCGCTTCCGGATCTGCACAATCCGCCCGCTGCCGGGGGATGGCTCATCGGTTTCCTTAATCTCGGCGGCGCGCCCGTCCCGGTCATCGACTTGGCCGCTCTGCTCGGCCTGCGCCCGGCCGTGTCGGCGGCCGGCCTCTACGCGCACCTCGTCCTCACCCGCGCCGCGCCGCACGCCTATCTCGTGGATCGGGCCGCCGACCTCGTGACCGTCCCCGAGGCCGCGATCCGGCCGGTCGAGGCGGAGGAGACGCTCAACGGCTGTGTCGCGGCCGAACTCGTCCTCGGCGACCGCCTCATCCACGCGCTCGCGCCGGAGCGGCTCCTGACCGCGCAGGAACAGGCCCGGGTCACCGCGCTGTCGCAGGCCGCCGCCGAACGGCTCGCCGCGCTGCCGCAGACCGCCTGA
- a CDS encoding CheR family methyltransferase, which translates to MPRSGTPRPDPGADPAYAALKARIIARTGHHYYIDKDDLLIERLRRRFRASGATDCAAYAALLSDGAQGEAEWARLEAEITVGETFFFRYAEQFQALRETILPALIDARASERSLRIWSAGCSTGAEPYSLAILVRELLGEALPDWRIAILGTDISTEALATARAAEYGRWALRTMPPEDRLRYFTRLPPAPGIRREGGYALRPEFRTLVRFERGNLLTLTEPGPPQGEVFDLILCRNVLIYFDARTVSAVVRGLSSRLRDDGWLLLGHAEPSPAFASFLAPVSLPGTVVYRRLVEALPPPPAAPIPIIVEAPAVPHGRAPASPDDAAALALEDARPPGQGRAPASRAKPTSEPAGEAPEEADPRAETASSSDIDTIRALADAGETGAAWRALRAALDRDPTDPALRFYEGLLARTLGRDAEAERALRAALYLDRAFVMAHYHLGLLLLGLGRPDEAARALDNAIALSQALGPDTELPEGDGASAGEVAAGAAAARAGLVRGRGADRRSS; encoded by the coding sequence ATGCCACGTTCGGGTACGCCCCGCCCCGATCCGGGTGCCGACCCGGCCTATGCCGCGCTGAAGGCACGGATCATCGCGCGCACCGGCCACCATTACTACATCGACAAGGACGATCTGCTGATCGAGCGCCTGCGCCGGCGCTTCCGCGCATCCGGCGCCACCGACTGCGCCGCCTATGCCGCCCTCCTGTCGGATGGCGCCCAGGGCGAGGCGGAATGGGCGCGTCTCGAGGCGGAGATCACCGTCGGGGAGACCTTCTTCTTCCGCTACGCCGAGCAGTTCCAGGCGTTGCGGGAGACGATCCTGCCGGCGCTGATCGACGCACGGGCTTCCGAGCGCTCGCTGCGGATCTGGAGCGCGGGCTGCTCCACGGGGGCCGAGCCCTATTCCCTGGCGATCCTGGTGCGGGAGCTTCTCGGGGAGGCGCTGCCCGACTGGCGGATCGCGATCCTCGGCACCGATATCAGCACGGAGGCGCTGGCGACGGCGCGCGCCGCCGAGTACGGCCGCTGGGCCCTGCGCACGATGCCGCCGGAGGACCGGCTGCGCTACTTCACCCGGCTTCCGCCTGCCCCCGGGATCCGGCGCGAGGGCGGCTATGCCCTGAGGCCGGAATTTCGCACATTGGTGCGGTTCGAGCGCGGCAACCTCCTGACGCTCACCGAGCCCGGACCACCGCAGGGCGAAGTGTTCGATCTTATCCTGTGCCGGAACGTGCTGATCTATTTCGACGCCCGTACCGTCAGCGCCGTGGTGCGCGGCCTCAGCAGCAGGCTGCGGGACGATGGCTGGCTGCTGCTCGGCCATGCCGAGCCGAGCCCGGCTTTCGCGTCCTTCCTCGCACCCGTCAGCTTGCCCGGCACGGTGGTCTACCGCCGCCTCGTCGAGGCGCTGCCGCCACCCCCAGCCGCTCCGATCCCGATCATCGTCGAAGCACCGGCGGTGCCGCATGGACGCGCCCCCGCCAGCCCGGATGACGCGGCCGCGCTTGCTCTGGAAGACGCACGTCCGCCCGGCCAGGGCCGCGCGCCGGCCTCGCGCGCGAAGCCGACGAGCGAGCCGGCCGGCGAGGCCCCGGAGGAAGCGGATCCTCGCGCCGAGACGGCGTCTTCAAGCGATATCGACACGATCCGCGCCCTGGCGGATGCGGGCGAGACCGGCGCAGCCTGGCGGGCGCTGCGCGCCGCCCTCGATCGAGATCCCACCGATCCGGCCCTGCGCTTCTACGAGGGCCTGCTCGCCCGCACCCTCGGGCGTGACGCGGAGGCCGAGCGCGCGCTGCGGGCGGCGCTCTATCTCGACCGGGCCTTCGTGATGGCCCATTACCATCTCGGCCTGTTGCTCCTCGGCTTGGGCCGCCCCGACGAGGCCGCCCGCGCCCTCGACAATGCCATTGCCCTGAGCCAAGCCCTCGGGCCGGATACCGAGCTGCCCGAGGGGGACGGCGCGTCCGCCGGCGAGGTCGCGGCCGGCGCGGCGGCAGCCCGCGCCGGTCTCGTACGTGGCCGCGGCGCCGACCGCAGGAGTTCCTGA
- a CDS encoding chemotaxis protein CheW, with amino-acid sequence MEATSSGPKGHQRVRTDRDLRSERAAALARRGAAAGEAETGVDHLVCACGSERYGLPVTAVAQILPMRPCTPMPGAVPALIGLVALSGRIVGVLSTARALGRPDAAPDPEADGGHLVVLRSALSHAQPHHQGLAQPLAFAVDRVLGIVRAAGSSAASSGIADPDGLGNEAASGYAPGATSDGRPDFVVIDLPRLLRRVLP; translated from the coding sequence ATGGAGGCAACATCGAGCGGACCGAAGGGCCATCAGCGCGTCCGGACGGACCGGGACCTGCGCAGCGAACGCGCCGCCGCCCTCGCCCGGCGCGGCGCGGCCGCAGGGGAAGCCGAGACCGGCGTCGACCATCTCGTCTGCGCCTGCGGGTCCGAGCGCTACGGACTGCCGGTGACCGCCGTCGCGCAGATCCTGCCGATGCGCCCGTGTACACCCATGCCTGGCGCGGTGCCGGCCCTCATCGGGCTCGTCGCCCTCTCGGGCCGGATTGTCGGGGTGCTCAGCACGGCGCGCGCGCTCGGACGCCCGGACGCCGCGCCCGATCCAGAGGCCGACGGGGGGCACTTGGTCGTGCTGCGGAGCGCGCTGTCCCACGCACAGCCCCATCACCAAGGTCTTGCCCAGCCGCTCGCCTTCGCGGTCGACCGGGTGCTCGGCATCGTCCGCGCCGCCGGATCTTCCGCAGCGTCGTCGGGGATCGCGGATCCTGACGGATTGGGCAACGAGGCCGCTTCGGGTTATGCCCCCGGGGCAACGAGCGACGGCCGTCCCGACTTCGTCGTCATCGATCTCCCCCGCCTTCTGCGCCGCGTCCTGCCCTGA